ttcttaaaacttgtgcccggtcaaagtgtgactcctaataggtgacggagggaatagaaattaacatataaagtaatcataaaataatgaaaagaaatattcaTCTTCCAAGAGGGAAGTGGCGACGATTTTGGTAAAAGGAGAAAGATAGTTTATGAGAAATCGTAAATAagagaatgataaaaaaaatttatttcttgattcttgattcTTAATAAATTCttcacatatatttataatatatggGAATCCAATAAGATATCCATCGGGCATggaaataaatagaaataactcaaatcaaattttaacaaTCTATTGaaacactccctccgtccatgaataagagtctcatttttccattttggtctgtccacgaataagagtcccggttcataattaccataaatagtaaagagaccccacattccactaactcattccactcacatagaagtatcatttaaaactaatatatacaagtgggacccctattacactaactttcttccacccacttttttcttaacattttaaaatgagtttttggctttttaaaccaaaacctttccccgaattccggtttttcccatgaactatgagatttgtttttaaaaccccgaactttcatttcgttaggattttcccaacccgacccgaatagcataattcaaaatgttaaagttatgttttgtttattcaaaagttgtcatttgttatgtaataattgtgacTATATGTATTATTGTGCCAAATAGGTACcaagtaatcaatttagtaacaaataggattaaaattgacatgtagACAACCCGAGTTTCGTCGTTGATCCGCCgggggaaaatcctaacgaaatgaaagttcgtggttttaaaaacaaatctcataattcatgggaaaaaccggaattcggagaaaggttttggtttaaaaagccaaaaaccctttaAAAATCCGCAgcatttagaaatgagacttttaatcgtggacggatggagtatataataaagataATAGTACTAAACACTTCACCGCAACATCCGTTCCAATGAGCAAGAACTAATAAACAtggaatttatataatttaacatTGTTACACATAAGTTGTTTTAAATGCAATGTGAATGAACATATCGGAGTAAAACTGATAACCGTACACCGGTTAGCAGTCCTTTGAGTAGGACTAATGACAGTCGAACTCGGCGGTCCACCGGCGTATCAGCGGTCAAAGAAGAACCCATCCAGCAGTCCGCCCAGTTGGACGCAGGGTGAAATCAATGGTCCGCTAAAATTGACATGTTCATCCAATTTCGACTAGGTTTCAAAGTTATCATATCCTTTGCAGTCCAAGCTTATCCCAATTCGAATTGGACGATTTCCATCCCTACATTCCCCATTCAAGACTATTGTTAAAAATCAGATATCAATTATCAAAGAGCAATCAGTGACGAAATTTCAAGGCAATGAGaataagattgaaaatttctaaataaaacCGACGGGATTTGTCTAGTATTTAACAATGTATTGTTTTTAACAATGATTTTTGTGCACCTGTCTATAGAAAACTAAATTATAGAATTCTAGGATTTTATTGTAGCTACtcttacattatttaattttttatgtttgaaatCGGGAcctagttttattttatccattaTCGTGGGATAATGTGTCTGAATTTCTTACAAATTATGGGATTATCAAGTGGTATGCTATGTATTTTAAAAGAGGAGTAGCATGCtagaaaaatagataaatagtACTAAGACGTTTGAGACTAACTACTGAGGACGAGGGAGAACCTAAGATTTTTTTGGAGTTGCAATATATTATGTTTTATATCGGCCCTCGAATGTGATCAACAAATCGAGATTGTCCATAAGGAGGTTTAGAATACATAAATGACCGTCTTCGTAATTTCAATTGTCTGATGGGGTCTGCAGccgaaaaataaataaagcagAGTTCTAGATCTATACAATAGATTATTTAGACTAATTATATTCGTCCAGTTATCACATGTATTATGCATAAAACTTGAATTAAGTCAtgtttttgattaattgaaactTCAAGTATGCTTTTTACGGAGAGAATTAATAACCTTTTTTATTCTCCAAACAAACGTAGATGGCTCACTATTtttccacgtgatgatcttcaataccaAGCCACATATCTTCTAACTGGTTCCCAAACAGTATTGTCATATCACATTGAGCTGATCTTGTTAAAATAtataggacttaaataaagaagagatAGAAATCCCACATGGAGTGCAAAGGAAGAATGTGTCGTCTGGAGAGAGAGACGAAAATTGCAGTGTGTACAAACtgtctctcctttattcttctattttttaagttaCATATTGGGATCAAtcagaaatatttttaatgcagGCCACACCTATTTAgcatttaactaattaaattgaatcccattaaaaagattagtgctcatataatacatgtagcatatcattttaatgaaattagtattttctcttttaagaAGTGAATTACTCAACATACAATCCTAGTTAATCTTATTCATATAAATAAGTTGCACGATGCgaatcaagaaaaatatagGAATATCTGTGATATTGTGTTACAATTACACAAACACTTTCCAAAAAGATGTACTACTAGGGGGCGTTTGTGTGGTATGATAGCCCTAGATATAGGCTGCTATCTAGGTTCTATCTAGTTTTTGATTGGTATGATATAACTACACGAGTACCCGGTATAAACTCAATGACGGAAAAATCTATGATCGCTATCTACAATTTTCATATACGCCTAACCATGCTGAAGGTTGTGATTGAAGTTATGTTGCTGATCCAAATTGTGTGCTAAACATCTGGTTGTCTAAAACACCCCTCCCCTTCCTCCTCTCTCCTTCTACTTCATACTGATATGTGACGAAAAATTGCACTGGCATCAAATTTTACATCCGCCGCCGACGATTTTCGGTAATTCAGTCGTCGTTCCTCTGCTGCGCCGGTGAGGTTGATTGATCACTTCCAGTACGCTATGTTATGTTTACTTGTGCTACTTTGTTTTAGGGATAAACTGCAAGAGAGTCAAATCAAGGAGATCGAAGCGATCCAGCGAAAATCTGTTGAATTTCCAGAGATTCGCCGTTCAATTTCTGGCCTCGGCTAGGGCGGATCATATTCCGGAAGCGGTGGAAGGAGCTGATTGAAATCTGCAGCGAATAGGATAGAATCATGGTTTCGCTCATCAAGGTCGAATTGAATCGAAGAATACGAGGAATTCGAACGTATTGGTAGCATACGTGGACACATTCGCGGATCTGATCCTACCGGAGGAGAAGAGGAAGCTTCGCGAAGAAGAAATCGTGAGCATATGCAGCGAATTCGTCTCCGCCGGCACCGACACCACATCGACGGCGCTGCAATGGATAATGGCGAATTTAGTAAAGCACCTAGAAATTCAGGAGAAACTGTACCAGGAGATCATCGGCATGGTGGAGGGCGACGTGGTGGAGGATGAGGATATGCAAAAGCTGTCGTATCTGAAGGCGGTGGTGCTGGAGGCGCTGCGGCAGCATACACCGACTCACTTTGTGTTGGCGCACAGGTTGAAGGAGGAGGTAGATCTGGACGGTTACCGAATCCCTAAGGATGCCTACGTGAATTTCATGGTGGCGGACATGAATTGGGATCCGGAGGTGTGGGAGGAGCCGATGGAGTTCAGGCCGGAGACGTTCGTGGAGGCGTGCACGAAGGTAGATCTTTCCGACGCCGACGATTTGTATGTGATTTGCTAGAGGTTAATCGCCTCCACGCTTCTCACACCGACGCGAATTTGAGAGAGGCGCGTATTGTATTTAGTTTGGGCGCCATTTTGAATTGAGGATGAATAACATAGGGTTTCCCAAGGACAATTTGGTCAATACAAAATGTTTATGAGGGCATATTTGTCAATCAGTGTTGCTATCATGATTTTGTAATAGCTCAATCAAAGACCAAATAAGTTATATGATTTGCACTATTGATGTACCGGAAGGGGTGCATTAGGTCTCGGGTTGTGTTGTGTTCAACTGATCAGGAATTAACTCATAACCTAGTCGTGTCGCTGGATCGAAAACCTAAAAACCTGGTATCAAAGaaattcctcaacccacttctactggctagtatagtgagagtaagggtcgaatcccacaaggaacGATGGTTGCAGCTCTAGATGGTGGTGACACCCTGGAATggttggttagctaccacgcttgagttgagattttacctagacgACAACTAAAGGTAGGTTGGACTCTACTGACTGGCTATCTGACATCTGGGTGGGGTCGTACATATGAGAGAAAAGATATGCGTCTGGAGTGCATGTGAAAAGTGAGAGTTTACTAAAACTGGTTAAACAAAAACTGGGGTGAATATCCTAACGAAATGGCTGACACGCTGACATATCTGCATAAAATCTGACAAAAGTGGAAggacaaaagtaaaaagtggctgaaaagtaaagtggtcctaaaaaagtggattgtgatgttttcttcttctacaaGTATgcagaaaattcaaataaacttAGACTCCATGGATGTACTCAGATTTAACTACTTCACAAATCAGATCCGTAAATTAAAAATGCTTACACTCAAAGATTAGCAGCTAATAACTTCAGATTACCcctactgactaacatgcgAGGTGACAACAGTAACGTAAGGCGAAAAACTCATGCATTCAACCTTAGATCGAAACAAGGAAAACTCGAAATTCTAGCTACCGAACCCAAATCTAACTTACTCAAACGAAAACATGCTTCATACTTAGAAAATAGACGTAAAAAAGCAGAAATCTAAACTaggcaaaatgaaatataaggacgaacaaagaaaacaaaagaaaagcaaCTTCCATAGAAAATGTTTGGATCGCAACAAAAGACTTCAAAAACAACTGAAGATTTAAGTTCTAACAAGATCCAACAAGCTAAAAACGAGATAAGAAGTTAAACTAAGAAATCCAGTAAAGATTGTTTTGCCACTTGGGCGATGAAACAGTTTCTAGACTACTAAACGACTGGAAGAGTAGACGATGGACGATCTCCGGTGGAACTCGGACGGCTTCAAGTGATCATGACtggtggcgaggaacgagagttGAGTAGCTAGCCTCCGCTTTAGAGCTAAGACTTCAGAGAGCGGTTTCTAAGTGAGGTTGTTGTATGTTGGTAGGTAGATTGTAGATTATGGGAGATGctcacttttttctttatgtgaccttctatttatagggaggcttgccctaaAAACTAGGGTTGTTCTTCCTTTCAAATTGTCGTTTTTGCCCCCGTTAAATAGTTGGTCATCTACCAGCTTTCCTCTtctctccatctcgagccttagggcatgcatcctggtcagtattgcacccttctggCTTACTTTTTCACTTGAACTTCCCGATTCCGTTCCTGCTGACTTGCACATTTTTCCTACACACTTATGCACTTTTCTTGCAAAATATACACATTAAGCTCatcatactgaccagtaaccaagttCTAGAAAACGACTTATCATCTATCAGTCCAAACAAACATCCGATTAAGATATAGTACTATCAACACTATCATGTAAAACCCTATACAACTACCATATCATACACAATACTTTCGTACCAATCAAACCCACCCTAGTAAGTAGAAGTCTTTTTATCTGCACAAGatcatatacttttttttctcactttatAAACCCgtggaaaaattataaaattgtgcAATTCATTAACTAATTAGTCATGTCCGCACAAATCATATCCTATccactaaaataattataattatctcAGAATTTCCACAATAAGAAACGTAGGCCACGGTTTAAGTAGTAATTAAGCAATCTCTGAGAATTAGTGATTAGTGATTTGCGTTTGGAGTATAATTAAACCTTTTCGAGGGGCATAACTTTATAGGTAATCATACTTGAAAATCGGcccttttcttttaatttcacagTTGCCCCACTTCCACAAAAGGCATAATTGTATTTAGAGTTAGCCGATAATACTtgaatttttatcaaattttaacatttataGCAGCAGTAAAACgagtaataaattatcaaaatattgattattttgtaaacaaattaatgatatcatcttattttaaaaccaatcaatattacattaatattataatttgacAACTTGACATCATCAAACATCTAACTCATACATAGAAATAGGGGAGATTGATCTCCTGTTGTGCTGCCACTAGAATAGGCTGTGCTGCGCTCTCacatatgaatattttatataaaaataaaatgttaaaatattaattaagttttttttaaaaaattgtgctGCAAGAGCACAAGTTATTTGGGGttagcacgagttttaatgtatgaCTGGTAACTTATgagagaataagaaaaagttgttgaaaatATGTAGTGGATGGTGGAGcccattaataataaattaaaaggaaaggagaaaaaagttatcataaatgaatatggaCTATTTATATGGGAcagacgaaaaaggaaatatagtctatttctatgagacagatgaagtattatacgtgaataaataatattttttgtcttTTAATTGTGACGTTATATTAGtgtccaaattttgatttaaagcAAATTTGAACAGATGAATAGTGTGGAAATTTATAGACGGGTTTAAAATAGATATACTATGGATTATGACTAGGGATGTCAGTTAAGCCCGAATTCCCTCTAAATTTAGAAGATTAGAGTTAAATTTTTCAACCCGAAAATACTACAATCTGATAGCATGTGCCCTATTAGCCCGCAACTAGAGTGGGTCGGACCTAAAACACGATAGGCTGACCCAGTATGTTGTACATAGGTACAActattgtttattattttttcatgttcGACACataattcaactttttattaattatttttataatataaataacaataaaataatttgtttttatatataatatacatattcgttactcccttcgtcccacaataggagtcaTATTTAGTGTGGGCACAGactttaagaaatgaaaagaacAATGAcgtgaaaaagttagtggaatatgagatccactttttatattgatttaataataagatgtgagtgaagtgagttattggaatgtgggacctacttaccatttatgataaaagtaaatgtgactcttattgtggaatggaggaagtatatttttattaatatatataaataaataaatttaaaaacttataactataagaaatattctaattctaaagtatactttaaaatttctcaaagtatgtttactttttattttattcatacaaattttaaattagcaTAATTTGTTAAAGTTTAAACATAATAGTATATCTCAAAATTATCATACATCctataaatatgactatttttcatcattatgtaccacatattaattttattggtagcaacccgattagccccaTGGACTATTCAAAATCCAaacttttagggttagggtagAATATTTTTAACCTGATAAAATCACAATCTGATTAGATTGAGGTTGACCCGAAACACATTGAGCAAATATGTTTGACATCCCTAACTATGACCTACCAATGAGGCGGATCTTATGATAAAATCCAACATGCGAGATCAAGATGCAAGTGGTGAGGAACAgaacaaatgaaattatgcCAAGTCCAATCAATCCACGCAGGCACACACAATAGTACCCATAGAGAATTGTACTCGCTCCACCCACCACTAGGAGTCTCAGTTTATCAGTTTAGTCTGTCCTCATTAGGATTCTCATTCACTTTTACGATAAATGGGGATAGACCtctgataaggctcgtttcatgcatcaGTTTTTGGGTGATTTTACATGCTTTCGGGGGAAGATAATTGGAAAACAATGAGTATAAGTGTGCAAGTTTCTGTTGGACCGAGTAGATTGTGCAAACTGGCCGAGCAGACGCAGTTTGAGCAAAAATGGAGTGTAAATGCCGAAAAGCCATCTACTTGATCAAGATGAATTATCCAAAGGAGCAGTCAGTGCAAGGAGTaggaaagaagagagagaattcGAAGTCACCCATTACTGCAAGGGTTCAAATGTCAAATCATGAAAGGcatgaaggggttggcagcggaagcgcacatcaaataaatcacataataatttCAATCTATTTAgtggattatttagacaaaatctattcgcgtaattatcacatgtatcatgctcataacttgaattaaaacatgctttaagtataattgaaacataaatttttttttttttacagagTAGGAATAATACTTTGATGATTCTTCAAAGATTCTCCTCGTGAAGATGTCGAGTACTAGACCCTAGATCTTTTGattggttcccggactgtattccgatatcagtgtgggctgatctcactgATACACTAGGATTTTGCACTTTTTTAAGGCCcttatttggtctgttttcaATGTCTTAGATGCAattcatgtccatattttacatgtttgatctattttggtattttgacatgttttgtgagacttgtgcatatttgagctaAAAAATATAGGAAAAAGTCGAAGATGGAAGTCTGGAGCGTTCAAGACGCCCAGCGGCCCGCTGCATGTGTCGCAACGACCGCTGGCCCATAGAGACCGCTACGCCCATAGCGGTCCGCTCCGGAGAATGTTGTGCTAAAAATCTGAAGAGCCCAGCGACCGCTGGGGAGTGCGCAGCAACCACTCGAGAAGGTCCCGAAGCCACTGGACTAATTTGCAGTGCCCGCTACATCACATGCAACGACCGCTACACAAATGGGCAGAAGCTACGGGCAACGCACATCGACCGCTGGCCAAGGTCCAGCGGTCCGCCGCGAAAAAGCGGTGCACGATTTGACCTAGCTTTCCTACAGATTTTACCAAAATAAGCCAACCTTTTCCTTATATCCATAGGACTCGAATTATCTCCTATATATACCCCCTCAAACCTCTTCATTAAGGAGAGACTTACACACACTTTTTGTCTCACAATTCTAGAGCATAATATTTGAGAGATCTTCGATgtgcaagaggttgaagaaggattcaagtaaagatcaaggctacaggattctacctttgggttttgttgctttagttcttatttttacattgtttttccttcaaactatgtttttagattattctatcatgtgtaactaaattcataggattctagggatgtgttaatAAGTCttattggtttatacaattcctttttctatttaatacccgttttatttttacttcatttcttccttaagttgttccgtaatactgcatgtttgagtgacacattcgatgctgatttaatataacttgttacataatcgtgagaggaggttggcgagttagatacacttaatagacactacaattagcttcccttaaacggcactgttaattgagagtgaggactttttaAGGGTCTTAgaagcttttaggagttacgaatCTAGGATTAACAAtcctagtgttagtaatctacgcttgtaccgCATGGGCATAACTAGTGTGGCTCgttctatcgaagtataaactgtgctagggtattgtagttggaatttgtatatcCATAAtagtgaacgcacatccctatGTTGCAATCTGCTATTCACCGCTTTCAGTATtcttgttttcaaaagtttttcgtaaattcattatttctccaaatagtaaaagaagctTAGTAGAAGGTAGCCAGTCGATGATATTATGTTTTGTGTTCGACAACCCgatactgacctttagctatactagatctaccctgtacACTTACAgatatttttagtgctaataaaaagtataTCACTTACCGGGATACCAGGGCTTGAATAAATTGGACAGGAAAATTCAatctcacggaggagagctAAAGGGAAAAATCGTCCTCTTCAAAGAAGGAGAtggggacgaaaattttatgagaaaataatgtGCATTTTCTATCtaatttattctcctatttatattaagttcatatt
The genomic region above belongs to Salvia hispanica cultivar TCC Black 2014 chromosome 3, UniMelb_Shisp_WGS_1.0, whole genome shotgun sequence and contains:
- the LOC125209074 gene encoding cytochrome P450 89A2-like, whose product is MANLVKHLEIQEKLYQEIIGMVEGDVVEDEDMQKLSYLKAVVLEALRQHTPTHFVLAHRLKEEVDLDGYRIPKDAYVNFMVADMNWDPEVWEEPMEFRPETFVEACTKVDLSDADDLYVIC